In the Clostridium beijerinckii genome, one interval contains:
- a CDS encoding IS5 family transposase: MYSIDNQLKIEDFIFPYGELDKNNRWVKLASIIPWHEFEETYAKQFINNGRPSKPFRIVLGSLIIKQKLNCSDRETVSAIAENPYLQYFIGLKEFQNSAPFGASSMVEFRKRIDDDMIIEMNNTILKDTTKNNDDKDKHDDNDDGNDSDQSNQGTIIIDATCTPADITYPQDLNLLNSAREKLEGYIDQLHNPSESKKPRTYRKIARKDFLNVSKARKKNSKKMRKAIRKQLNYIARDIGYVVNFIANGKKLNSRQSEEYEVILQLYHQQKYMFDNRKHTVENRIVSISQPHVRPIVRGKTKAPTEFGAKVEISVANGYVRMEKLSWDAYNECESLIPITESYKARNGFYPERILADKIYRNRKNLNYCKENGISITGPALGRPKKNKTKAEKNQEYVDTCERNEVEGKFGTGKTRYGLARIFADLKETAECVINMAFFVMNLDKKLRVILRHFTNYYILEYYI; the protein is encoded by the coding sequence ATGTATTCAATTGATAACCAATTAAAAATAGAAGATTTTATATTTCCATACGGAGAATTAGATAAAAATAATAGGTGGGTTAAATTAGCGTCAATAATACCATGGCATGAATTTGAAGAAACATATGCTAAACAATTCATTAATAATGGTCGTCCATCAAAACCATTTCGAATTGTATTAGGAAGCTTAATAATAAAGCAAAAACTTAATTGTTCCGATCGTGAAACGGTATCTGCTATCGCCGAAAATCCTTACCTTCAATATTTTATTGGTTTGAAAGAATTCCAAAATTCCGCACCATTTGGAGCGTCTTCAATGGTTGAATTTCGAAAAAGAATTGATGATGATATGATTATTGAAATGAATAATACTATTCTTAAAGATACTACTAAAAATAATGATGATAAAGATAAGCATGACGATAATGATGATGGAAATGATTCAGATCAATCTAATCAAGGCACTATCATTATTGATGCAACATGTACTCCAGCCGATATAACTTATCCACAAGATTTAAATCTTTTAAATTCTGCAAGAGAAAAACTTGAAGGATATATTGATCAATTGCATAATCCTTCTGAATCTAAAAAGCCTAGAACTTATAGGAAAATTGCGCGTAAGGATTTTCTAAATGTTTCAAAGGCCAGAAAGAAAAATTCTAAAAAGATGCGCAAAGCTATAAGGAAACAATTAAATTATATTGCTAGAGATATTGGATATGTAGTAAATTTTATTGCGAATGGAAAAAAGCTTAATAGTCGACAATCAGAAGAATATGAAGTGATTTTACAGTTATATCATCAACAAAAATATATGTTTGATAATAGAAAACATACAGTAGAAAATAGGATTGTTAGTATCAGTCAACCACATGTTAGACCAATTGTTAGAGGAAAAACTAAAGCTCCTACGGAATTCGGGGCAAAAGTTGAAATAAGTGTTGCTAATGGTTATGTTAGAATGGAAAAGTTGAGTTGGGATGCTTACAACGAATGCGAAAGCTTAATACCTATAACAGAGAGTTATAAAGCAAGAAATGGCTTTTATCCTGAAAGAATATTGGCTGATAAAATTTATAGAAATAGAAAAAACTTAAACTATTGCAAAGAAAATGGAATTAGCATTACCGGCCCTGCTTTAGGCAGACCTAAAAAGAATAAAACTAAAGCTGAAAAAAATCAAGAGTATGTTGATACATGCGAAAGAAATGAAGTTGAGGGAAAGTTTGGTACTGGTAAAACTAGATATGGTTTAGCCAGAATATTTGCAGATTTAAAAGAAACTGCTGAGTGCGTTATTAATATGGCATTTTTTGTAATGAACCTTGATAAAAAATTGAGGGTCATTCTACGCCATTTTACAAATTACTATATTTTGGAATAC